The following proteins come from a genomic window of Larimichthys crocea isolate SSNF chromosome III, L_crocea_2.0, whole genome shotgun sequence:
- the pou4f4 gene encoding brain-specific homeobox/POU domain protein 3-like: MMSMNSKQPFSMHPILHEPKYTPLHSSSEAIRRACLPTPSLQGNIFAGFDETLLQRAEALAAVDIVAQKSHPFKPDATYHTMTTMTSMTCTPTSSSAHLHHPSVLTSHHHHPGHHQPAQGLEGDLLDHLTPGISLGGMPGSDVCSTASHTAHAAHMSAINHMQHHHHHSQSMNMHPHGLGSHSSLGSGGMDAEPDPRELESFAERFKQRRIKLGVTQADVGSALANLKIPGVGCLSQSTICRFESLTLSHNNMVALKPILEAWLEEAERAQREKMAKPEIFNGGDKKRKRTSIAAPEKRSLEAYFAVQPRPSSEKIAAIAEKLDLKKNVVRVWFCNQRQKQKRMKFSATH; this comes from the exons ATGATGTCGATGAACAGCAAGCAACCTTTCAGTATGCACCCGATCCTGCACGAGCCCAAATACACGCCTCTGCACTCCAGCTCTGAGGCCATCCGCAGAGCCTGTCTGCCAACACCATCG CTTCAGGGCAACATCTTCGCCGGCTTTGATGAGACTCTCCTGCAGAGAGCCGAGGCTCTGGCCGCGGTCGACATTGTGGCCCAGAAGAGTCATCCGTTCAAACCAGACGCGACCTACCACACCATGACCACCATGACCAGCATGACATGCACCCCGACCTCCTCCTCCGCGCACCTGCACCACCCGTCAGTGCTCACCTCCCATCATCACCATCCGGGGCACCATCAGCCGGCACAAGGCCTGGAAGGCGACCTGCTGGATCACCTCACACCGGGTATCTCCCTCGGAGGCATGCCCGGCTCGGACGTCTGCTCCACGGCCTCGCACACCGCGCACGCCGCCCACATGTCGGCAATCAACCACatgcagcaccaccaccaccactcgcAGTCCATGAACATGCACCCACACGGGCTCGGGTCCCACAGCTCCCTGGGCAGCGGTGGCATGGACGCGGAGCCTGATCCCAGGGAGCTGGAGTCGTTCGCCGAGAGGTTCAAACAAAGGCGGATCAAACTCGGAGTGACCCAGGCGGACGTGGGCTCGGCACTGGCCAACCTTAAGATCCCTGGGGTAGGATGTCTGAGCCAGAGTACCATCTGCAGGTTCGAATCCCTGACGCTGTCGCACAACAACATGGTGGCCCTTAAGCCCATCCTGGAGGCCTGGTTGGAGGAGGCGGAGCGGGCGCAGAGGGAGAAGATGGCCAAACCGGAGATCTTCAACGGGGGGGACAAAAAGAGGAAACGAACGTCTATCGCCGCCCCGGAGAAGCGTTCCCTGGAGGCTTATTTCGCCGTGCAGCCGAGGCCATCGTCGGAGAAGATCGCCGCAATCGCCGAGAAACTGGACCTGAAAAAGAACGTGGTCCGGGTTTGGTTTTGCAATCAGAGGCAAAAGCAGAAACGAATGAAGTTTTCTGCGACGCACTAA